A section of the Petrimonas sulfuriphila genome encodes:
- the xerD gene encoding site-specific tyrosine recombinase XerD, protein MQRNSPVEKYKRYLLLERGLSSNTIDAYMTDLQKLIDFAETRNLSFTEMKLQHLEEFLAELHDNGIKARSVARIISGIKSFFHYLVLDGFIEENPGLLLEAPKIGLKLPVVLSVEEIDCLLDRIDVSTAEGARNYAIIETLYSCGLRVSELTNLRFSDLFFDEGFIRVQGKGSKQRLVPISETAIQKIKNYLLHRNQQRVKKGSEDVVFLSSRGTAISRVTVFYYIRQYAEAAGISKEISPHVFRHSFATHLLERGANIRVIQEMLGHEKITTTEIYTHMDRSFLRQEIIEHHPRNKK, encoded by the coding sequence ATGCAACGAAACTCACCTGTCGAAAAATACAAACGCTACCTGCTCTTGGAAAGAGGGCTATCGTCAAACACCATTGACGCTTATATGACCGATCTGCAAAAACTGATTGATTTTGCAGAGACCCGGAACCTTTCCTTCACTGAAATGAAGCTTCAACACTTGGAGGAGTTTCTTGCTGAATTGCACGACAACGGTATAAAAGCTCGTTCGGTGGCACGGATAATATCGGGGATTAAGTCTTTTTTTCATTATCTTGTCCTTGACGGATTTATCGAGGAAAACCCCGGCCTGTTGTTGGAAGCTCCCAAAATTGGGTTGAAGCTGCCGGTAGTGCTGTCTGTTGAGGAAATCGATTGCTTGTTAGACAGAATAGATGTCTCCACTGCCGAAGGTGCCCGAAACTATGCGATTATCGAAACACTATACAGTTGTGGACTGCGTGTGTCTGAACTGACTAACCTCAGGTTCTCCGATTTGTTCTTCGATGAAGGGTTTATACGCGTACAGGGGAAGGGTAGCAAGCAACGGCTGGTTCCCATATCGGAAACAGCTATCCAAAAAATAAAAAATTATCTTTTGCACCGCAATCAACAAAGGGTGAAAAAAGGAAGTGAAGATGTTGTTTTTTTAAGTTCAAGAGGAACAGCTATCTCGCGTGTCACGGTTTTTTATTATATCAGGCAATACGCTGAGGCAGCTGGAATCAGCAAGGAGATCAGTCCACATGTTTTTCGTCATTCATTTGCTACACACCTGTTGGAAAGAGGAGCGAACATCCGTGTAATTCAGGAAATGCTGGGGCATGAAAAAATCACAACTACCGAAATATATACTCACATGGACCGAAGTTTTCTGAGGCAAGAGATTATTGAACATCATCCCCGGAATAAGAAATGA
- the dnaN gene encoding DNA polymerase III subunit beta, translating into MKFVVSSATLLSHLQAISRVINSKNSLPILDCFLLELDGNVLTITAADNETRLETKVEVNSSEGTGSLAINSKNLLDPLRELPDQPLTFDVNDETLEIYIYYHNGKYNFVGLKGDEYPRPKELKESAIGLNIPAETLFNGINRTVFATADDELRPVMNGIYFDITTDDLTFVASDGHKLVRVIHKDVKGDGRSSFILPKKPANLLRSLLPKENGTVDVKFDENNAYITMSNFVMICRFVEGRYPNYNSVIPQNNPNNVTLDRLALLNALKRVSVFSNPASSLVKLQLSEDKIVVSAQDIDFLTSAEEMIPCQYNGNVMNIGFKAVFLIDILNNIPSTDVKLELSDPSRAGIILPAENEENEDMLTLLMPMMLND; encoded by the coding sequence ATGAAATTTGTAGTATCAAGCGCCACATTGTTGAGCCATCTGCAAGCGATCAGCAGAGTTATCAATTCAAAAAATTCGTTACCTATTTTGGATTGTTTTCTCTTGGAACTGGACGGAAATGTGTTGACCATTACAGCCGCCGACAACGAAACCCGATTGGAAACCAAAGTCGAAGTGAACAGCTCGGAAGGAACAGGCAGTTTGGCCATTAATTCAAAAAACCTGTTGGATCCGCTGAGAGAGCTTCCCGACCAGCCGCTCACTTTCGATGTAAACGACGAAACGCTTGAAATTTACATATACTACCACAACGGGAAGTACAATTTTGTAGGTTTAAAAGGCGATGAATATCCAAGACCCAAAGAGTTGAAAGAATCGGCAATAGGACTCAATATTCCTGCCGAAACACTTTTCAACGGCATCAACAGAACTGTTTTCGCTACGGCTGACGATGAATTGCGCCCGGTGATGAACGGTATCTATTTCGATATCACTACAGATGACCTGACTTTCGTTGCTTCAGACGGACACAAGCTTGTGCGTGTAATTCATAAAGACGTGAAAGGGGATGGAAGATCGTCGTTTATTCTGCCGAAAAAACCGGCTAACTTGCTGAGGTCGCTCCTTCCGAAGGAAAACGGAACGGTGGATGTGAAATTTGACGAAAACAATGCGTACATAACGATGTCGAACTTTGTGATGATCTGTCGTTTCGTGGAAGGACGCTATCCCAATTACAATTCGGTAATTCCACAAAATAATCCCAACAACGTTACGCTCGACAGGCTTGCGTTGCTGAATGCTTTAAAACGCGTGAGCGTATTTTCAAATCCGGCAAGCAGTCTGGTAAAGCTGCAACTGTCGGAAGACAAAATTGTTGTTTCGGCGCAGGATATTGATTTTCTGACTTCAGCAGAAGAAATGATTCCTTGCCAGTATAACGGAAACGTAATGAATATTGGTTTTAAAGCTGTTTTCCTGATTGATATACTGAACAATATTCCATCCACCGATGTGAAGCTCGAACTTTCTGATCCTTCGCGTGCCGGAATTATTCTTCCTGCCGAAAACGAAGAAAACGAAGACATGCTCACACTGCTGATGCCGATGATGTTAAATGATTGA
- a CDS encoding 3'-5' exonuclease, whose translation MKLNLKNPLVFFDLETTGINITKDRIVEISLLKVHPNGKEEIKSRLINPEMPIPAQSTAIHGITDDDVKDSPTFKQVAKSLADMLEGCDLAGFNSSRFDVPMLSEEFLRAGVDFDMSKRKFVDVQIIFHKKEQRTLEAAYKFYCDKELQNAHSAEADTIATYEVLKSQLDRYPDLENDVAFLSKEYSSFNNNVDFAGRIIFDDKGVEVFNFGKHKGKPVAQVLRNEPSYYSWMMDGDFPLNTKQVLTKIRLREMNG comes from the coding sequence ATGAAACTAAACCTCAAAAACCCGCTGGTTTTCTTTGACTTGGAAACCACGGGGATAAATATTACAAAAGACAGGATTGTAGAAATATCGTTACTGAAAGTCCATCCGAACGGGAAAGAAGAAATAAAATCCCGGCTTATCAACCCCGAGATGCCTATTCCTGCCCAGTCGACAGCCATTCACGGTATCACCGATGATGATGTGAAAGATAGTCCGACCTTTAAACAAGTGGCAAAATCGTTGGCCGATATGTTGGAAGGTTGCGATTTAGCGGGCTTCAATTCCAGCCGCTTCGACGTCCCGATGCTTTCTGAAGAATTTCTTCGGGCAGGAGTGGATTTCGACATGAGCAAACGGAAGTTTGTGGATGTTCAGATTATCTTCCACAAAAAGGAACAACGAACGCTGGAGGCAGCTTATAAATTTTATTGCGACAAAGAGTTGCAAAACGCACACTCCGCAGAGGCAGACACCATTGCTACTTACGAGGTATTGAAATCACAACTCGACCGTTATCCCGACTTGGAAAACGATGTTGCATTCTTATCCAAAGAGTATTCCAGCTTTAACAATAACGTGGATTTTGCCGGACGGATTATTTTCGATGATAAAGGAGTTGAGGTATTTAATTTCGGTAAACACAAGGGTAAGCCGGTGGCACAGGTCTTACGCAACGAGCCCAGTTATTACTCGTGGATGATGGATGGCGACTTTCCATTAAACACCAAGCAGGTGCTTACGAAAATAAGGCTTCGGGAAATGAACGGTTAA
- the truA gene encoding tRNA pseudouridine(38-40) synthase TruA — MKRFFITLSYNGKNYVGWQIQPNGVSVQQVLQDALSTVLREPVEVVGAGRTDAGVHARKMVAHVDFSDERFDSMRLVKNLNSFLPHDISIREIREVSPDAHARFSAISRTYKYYLTTEKNPFLYDLTYRVFFQPDIDTMNALCEVLKGYEDFTSFSRLHSDVKTNNCRISEAYWEQEDTTRFTFTITADRFLRNMVRAIVGTLLEAGRGKLDERGFQRIIEARNRQVAGDSAPGHALFLHEVTYPEEVWVVVR, encoded by the coding sequence ATGAAGCGCTTTTTTATTACACTTTCGTATAACGGGAAAAACTATGTGGGCTGGCAAATACAACCCAACGGAGTCAGTGTGCAGCAGGTGCTACAGGATGCCCTTTCTACCGTTTTACGTGAACCGGTGGAAGTGGTGGGAGCGGGCAGAACCGATGCGGGTGTGCATGCCCGGAAGATGGTGGCGCATGTTGATTTTTCGGATGAGCGTTTCGATTCAATGAGGTTGGTGAAAAACCTCAACAGCTTTCTGCCCCACGATATATCCATTCGCGAAATCCGGGAAGTGAGCCCCGACGCACATGCCCGCTTTTCAGCCATATCCCGGACGTATAAATATTACCTCACGACGGAAAAGAACCCGTTTCTGTACGATCTTACTTACCGGGTGTTTTTCCAACCCGATATAGACACCATGAATGCCTTGTGTGAGGTGTTGAAAGGATACGAAGACTTTACCAGCTTCAGCCGGCTGCATAGCGATGTGAAAACCAACAACTGCCGTATAAGCGAAGCTTACTGGGAACAGGAAGATACCACCCGTTTTACTTTTACCATCACCGCCGACCGATTCCTGCGCAATATGGTCCGCGCCATCGTGGGAACATTGCTCGAAGCCGGCCGGGGAAAACTGGACGAGCGTGGGTTTCAGCGGATTATAGAAGCCAGGAACCGTCAGGTTGCCGGTGATTCTGCTCCCGGACATGCGTTGTTCCTTCACGAAGTGACCTATCCCGAGGAGGTCTGGGTGGTTGTCAGGTAA
- a CDS encoding C10 family peptidase, translating into MKNLFNKLCILLFIAHFIACSHDAVDEMSVFTEDGTVVNTFKVSENEARETLMSFLDRFDTSSSGGARSTSQRTIKDIQAFNVNPMTRASSDDGYELPEDLETLLYLINFNDNQGFGIVSGDKRTTPVLAIIDEGGLSLDTLSRVDNPGFLMFLDQVVVMQLNEIAEYDSQTGARPLPVSPETRATPGDVSPRLQTKWSQGAPYNKFAPNGVTGCVITAAAQALSYFQTIGHVQWQYQNTYGASPLNWSQIIADSEDYLGGYGRLHRTALEHAQSADQVSHLMRYLGVTLKATYNKGNKKEGPSTSADSGDAIKHLKNWCGLSSSTSLRDYNADGVRVALQHNPNSLVWARGNGNRTNKFLGMIYTYKDGHAWIIDGIRIIGSTDYVHCNWGWGGKCDGYFVSGSFNTQAPPAFLDPIDDDPGTEPYNYRYKKQYAVLSR; encoded by the coding sequence ATGAAAAATCTATTCAACAAGCTATGCATCCTCCTTTTTATTGCTCACTTTATTGCGTGTAGCCATGATGCAGTTGATGAAATGAGTGTCTTCACAGAAGATGGCACTGTCGTAAACACGTTCAAAGTTTCGGAAAACGAAGCCAGGGAAACGTTAATGTCTTTTTTGGACAGGTTTGATACAAGTTCTTCAGGCGGGGCTCGGAGCACATCCCAAAGGACAATCAAGGATATCCAGGCTTTCAATGTCAATCCAATGACAAGGGCTTCATCCGATGATGGCTATGAATTGCCTGAAGATCTGGAGACACTGTTATACCTGATTAATTTCAATGATAACCAGGGATTCGGGATTGTGTCCGGAGATAAACGGACCACGCCTGTCCTTGCTATTATCGATGAAGGAGGATTGTCTTTGGATACTCTTTCGAGAGTTGATAATCCGGGATTTCTGATGTTTTTGGATCAAGTTGTGGTGATGCAATTGAATGAAATAGCCGAATATGACTCGCAGACAGGAGCCCGTCCTTTACCCGTTTCTCCGGAGACCAGGGCTACTCCGGGTGATGTGTCGCCGCGATTACAAACAAAATGGAGCCAGGGCGCACCTTATAATAAATTTGCTCCTAATGGTGTTACCGGGTGTGTAATAACAGCCGCGGCACAGGCGTTAAGCTATTTTCAAACAATAGGGCATGTCCAATGGCAATATCAGAACACATACGGTGCAAGTCCATTGAATTGGAGTCAAATTATTGCCGACAGCGAGGATTATCTCGGAGGGTATGGAAGGCTTCATCGTACAGCTCTAGAACATGCTCAATCAGCAGACCAGGTTTCTCACCTGATGCGCTATCTGGGTGTAACCCTTAAAGCTACTTACAACAAGGGGAATAAGAAAGAAGGCCCTAGCACAAGCGCAGATTCAGGTGATGCCATAAAACATTTAAAAAATTGGTGCGGCCTTTCATCTTCAACCTCTTTAAGAGACTATAATGCTGATGGCGTTCGCGTCGCACTCCAACATAATCCAAACTCTCTTGTCTGGGCAAGAGGTAATGGCAATAGAACGAATAAATTCTTAGGTATGATATATACGTACAAAGACGGGCATGCCTGGATCATTGATGGAATAAGAATAATAGGGTCGACGGACTACGTGCATTGCAACTGGGGATGGGGCGGCAAATGCGACGGATACTTTGTGAGCGGCAGTTTTAACACGCAAGCGCCTCCCGCATTCTTAGACCCGATCGACGATGACCCGGGAACCGAACCGTATAATTATAGGTATAAAAAGCAATATGCCGTGCTATCCCGATAA
- a CDS encoding DUF4377 domain-containing protein, translating to MKTTKLLLEIFLSVCVAYAFLTSCTDSEYEPFKEVLVIASETVKTNEGIAYWVKVNGSDTWKMMHTQIANFNHERGYEYVVEVSVKKIKDPGPDQSSHKYTLIKIISKEKKDSEVPLFTTDFADLKSRNETAFPNAI from the coding sequence ATGAAAACAACTAAATTATTATTAGAAATTTTTTTAAGTGTATGTGTAGCATATGCTTTCCTCACGTCTTGTACAGATAGTGAATACGAACCTTTCAAGGAAGTACTGGTGATTGCATCTGAAACAGTTAAAACAAATGAGGGAATTGCATATTGGGTAAAAGTAAATGGAAGTGACACATGGAAAATGATGCATACACAGATTGCAAATTTCAACCATGAAAGAGGGTACGAATATGTAGTTGAAGTGAGCGTAAAAAAAATTAAGGATCCAGGACCAGATCAATCAAGTCACAAGTATACGCTTATAAAAATCATATCAAAAGAGAAGAAGGATTCAGAAGTTCCCCTTTTTACAACAGATTTCGCTGATCTTAAAAGTCGGAATGAGACTGCTTTCCCGAATGCCATCTGA
- a CDS encoding rhodanese-related sulfurtransferase, whose amino-acid sequence MSVPESNFNAFRETLYQLSPELDGLRLNIAIDDDGKSFWVLRCKVPSNTFREQLPMAVEMLKENKDKNIVMYCTGGIRCEKASAYLRYKGFPHVFHVEGGVIEYARKAREQCLPLKFIGKNFVFDERLGERITDDIIAQCHQCGKPCDNHTNCNNDGCHLLFIQCDECKNKYDGCCSDECKEEFHLPEEEQQRARRAGRVN is encoded by the coding sequence ATAAGTGTGCCTGAAAGTAATTTTAACGCCTTTAGGGAAACCCTTTATCAGCTTTCGCCTGAGCTTGATGGCCTTCGTTTGAACATTGCTATTGACGATGACGGTAAATCATTCTGGGTGTTACGGTGTAAAGTCCCTTCCAATACTTTTCGCGAACAATTGCCGATGGCTGTGGAAATGTTGAAAGAGAACAAGGATAAAAATATCGTGATGTACTGTACCGGAGGCATACGGTGTGAGAAAGCCAGCGCTTACCTGCGTTACAAAGGCTTTCCCCACGTATTTCACGTAGAAGGCGGTGTGATAGAATATGCCCGTAAAGCCAGGGAACAATGTTTGCCGTTGAAATTTATCGGAAAAAACTTCGTGTTTGATGAGCGTTTGGGAGAGCGGATTACCGATGATATTATCGCTCAATGCCATCAATGTGGTAAGCCTTGCGACAACCATACCAATTGTAACAACGACGGATGCCACCTGTTGTTTATTCAGTGCGATGAGTGTAAAAACAAGTACGACGGCTGTTGCAGTGATGAATGTAAGGAAGAGTTTCATTTGCCCGAAGAAGAACAACAACGGGCACGTCGTGCAGGAAGAGTCAATTAA
- the ccsA gene encoding cytochrome c biogenesis protein CcsA: MTWDHFIFFAIPSVLLWTVASAWALRRPKKTLPTLFTVLGQGVFFSFILGMWISLERPPLRTMGETRLWYSFFLPVAGLITYQRWGYKWILSFSTILSAVFIVVNIAKPDIHNKVLMPALQSPWFAPHVIIYMFSYAILGAVTLVALYYLFREEKLQDKERIMDMTDNLVYVGIAFVTMGMLMGAIWAKEAWGHYWSWDPKETWAAATWLGYLVYIHYRLLKTSKNKTSMTILLLAFMLLQVCWYGVNYLPSARGRSVHTYSVR; the protein is encoded by the coding sequence ATGACCTGGGACCATTTTATCTTTTTTGCCATACCATCAGTTTTGCTTTGGACAGTAGCGTCGGCATGGGCACTAAGAAGACCTAAAAAAACGCTACCGACTTTGTTTACGGTTTTAGGCCAGGGAGTGTTCTTCTCGTTTATCCTCGGTATGTGGATATCCCTGGAACGGCCGCCGTTGCGCACGATGGGTGAAACCCGGTTGTGGTATTCCTTTTTTCTGCCGGTTGCCGGACTGATAACTTACCAGCGTTGGGGATACAAATGGATATTATCGTTCAGCACCATCCTTTCGGCGGTTTTTATCGTTGTGAACATCGCTAAACCCGATATCCACAATAAGGTGTTGATGCCTGCCCTGCAAAGTCCGTGGTTTGCCCCACACGTTATTATCTATATGTTTTCTTACGCCATTCTGGGAGCGGTAACATTGGTAGCCCTGTACTACCTGTTCCGGGAGGAAAAACTCCAGGACAAAGAACGTATCATGGATATGACCGACAACCTGGTGTATGTGGGTATTGCTTTTGTTACGATGGGCATGCTAATGGGGGCGATCTGGGCAAAAGAAGCCTGGGGACATTACTGGAGCTGGGATCCGAAAGAGACGTGGGCAGCCGCTACGTGGCTCGGATACCTGGTCTACATCCATTACCGGCTCCTGAAAACATCGAAAAACAAGACATCGATGACTATTCTCCTTTTGGCCTTTATGCTGCTTCAGGTATGCTGGTACGGAGTCAATTACCTGCCATCTGCCCGGGGGAGAAGCGTGCATACCTACTCTGTAAGATAA
- a CDS encoding cytochrome c biogenesis protein ResB, producing MNKDARRIWEKPWSYTEGFIVAGGIALTGLLLQLLLGNIRPADFRSPVNTTVGALLVAGLLCCHFLLRDNHVVRWLSGARSTVPAMLVVLLSIVILGLTPQFTIHEPQEHLPNNIFSRMGWYRMTTSWAFVLLCFYILVILGLTVLRKTRKSQSWRLIGFYLNHLGLFFALGGGLLGSGDMQRYTMTVVEGNTEWRAHDALGNLKELPVAIELDTFIIEEYPPKLVVIDNRTGKILPVNRPGSYMFEGLGKPTQLNGNTIEVLEYIPQAAVVRDSVFTSVVPMLMDGAATALKVRVTNPSLKAPVEGWVSNGSYLFPYQVLYIDETSSVAMPVQEVKKYTSQVTVFTEAGHRKKANIEVNKPLSIEDWIIYQYSYDEKMGKYSKTSVFELVRDPWLPVVYTGIFMLLAGALFLFIAGPKKNRKS from the coding sequence ATGAACAAAGACGCTCGAAGAATATGGGAGAAACCGTGGAGCTACACCGAAGGATTTATAGTTGCCGGAGGCATTGCACTGACAGGACTCCTGCTGCAGCTCCTGCTCGGCAATATTCGCCCCGCTGATTTCCGTTCCCCTGTAAATACCACCGTCGGGGCCCTGCTGGTTGCAGGGCTTCTTTGTTGCCACTTTCTGCTGAGAGACAATCACGTTGTCCGCTGGTTGTCGGGCGCAAGGTCAACCGTTCCGGCTATGCTTGTGGTGCTGTTGTCTATCGTCATTCTGGGGCTGACACCTCAGTTCACTATACACGAACCGCAGGAACATCTGCCGAACAACATTTTCAGCCGGATGGGATGGTACCGGATGACAACTTCATGGGCATTCGTGCTTCTCTGTTTTTACATCCTGGTAATTCTAGGACTCACAGTGCTGAGAAAAACCCGCAAATCTCAATCGTGGAGGCTGATCGGATTCTACCTCAACCACCTAGGATTGTTTTTTGCTCTGGGGGGCGGCCTGTTGGGAAGCGGCGACATGCAACGGTACACCATGACGGTTGTGGAAGGGAACACAGAATGGCGTGCACACGATGCTCTGGGTAACCTCAAGGAGCTTCCTGTAGCTATTGAACTGGATACGTTTATAATAGAAGAATATCCACCAAAACTGGTTGTCATTGATAATCGCACGGGAAAAATCCTGCCCGTAAACCGTCCCGGATCGTACATGTTTGAAGGGTTGGGCAAACCAACTCAACTAAACGGAAATACTATCGAAGTGCTCGAATATATTCCGCAAGCGGCTGTAGTAAGGGACTCTGTCTTTACAAGTGTTGTACCCATGCTTATGGACGGAGCAGCCACTGCCTTGAAAGTACGGGTAACCAACCCGTCTTTAAAAGCACCTGTTGAAGGCTGGGTAAGCAACGGAAGTTATTTGTTTCCCTATCAGGTATTGTACATCGATGAAACCTCCAGTGTAGCAATGCCTGTGCAGGAAGTGAAGAAATACACTTCACAAGTCACTGTTTTCACGGAAGCCGGACACAGGAAAAAAGCGAATATCGAAGTGAACAAACCTTTGTCAATAGAAGACTGGATTATCTACCAGTACAGTTACGACGAAAAAATGGGCAAATATTCCAAAACCAGTGTTTTCGAACTCGTTCGAGACCCCTGGTTACCGGTAGTTTACACCGGTATTTTCATGTTGCTGGCCGGAGCACTGTTCCTGTTTATTGCAGGGCCTAAAAAAAATCGTAAATCATAA
- the nrfA gene encoding ammonia-forming cytochrome c nitrite reductase codes for MSSNDNRKMKPWVAWLLFFVTVGIVFLLGMLAASITQRRAEVVSILNNKKVNITGIESRNEIFAENYPREYESWIKTADTTFQSEFNGSSVVDVLAQRPEMVILWAGYAFSKDYGTPRGHMHAVEDIHHTLRTGAPMSSDEGPQPATCWTCKSPDVPRLMDSLGIAEYYKGTWASLGQEVVNPIGCADCHEAETMNLKISRPGLIEGFRNSGQDIHKVSQQEMRSLACAQCHVEYYFSPEGKYLIFPWHNGLTVEGGEQYYDSIRFADYTHKLSRAPIIKAQHPDYEIYKTGIHAQRGVSCADCHMPYVSEGGVKYTSHHVRSPLASINNTCQVCHRESEETLRTAVFERQRSANEIRNRVEKELATAHIEAKFAWEKGATEAQMEEVLQLLRQSQWRWDYAVASHGGSFHSPVEFQRILSMSLDRAHKARFVLSKVLAQLGYIGDVPMPDISTKEKAQAYIGLDMRQEREAKKQFMETVVPKWLETAKANNRLVSRR; via the coding sequence ATGAGTAGTAATGATAACAGAAAGATGAAACCCTGGGTAGCCTGGCTTTTATTCTTCGTTACGGTTGGAATAGTCTTTTTATTGGGAATGCTTGCCGCATCCATCACTCAACGCAGGGCTGAAGTGGTAAGTATCCTAAACAACAAAAAAGTGAATATCACCGGCATTGAGTCGAGAAACGAAATTTTCGCAGAAAACTACCCGCGTGAATACGAATCCTGGATAAAAACCGCTGACACCACCTTTCAAAGTGAATTTAACGGAAGCAGCGTGGTGGACGTACTGGCGCAACGTCCCGAAATGGTGATTCTTTGGGCGGGGTATGCTTTCTCGAAAGATTATGGAACTCCCAGGGGACACATGCATGCGGTAGAAGATATCCACCACACGTTACGGACAGGTGCACCCATGTCTTCCGATGAAGGTCCGCAGCCGGCAACCTGCTGGACTTGTAAAAGTCCCGATGTTCCCCGCCTGATGGATTCGCTAGGAATTGCCGAATATTACAAAGGCACGTGGGCCTCGTTGGGACAAGAAGTGGTAAACCCCATCGGTTGTGCCGATTGTCACGAGGCTGAAACCATGAACCTTAAAATCAGCCGTCCGGGACTGATCGAAGGATTCAGAAACAGTGGCCAGGACATCCACAAGGTTTCGCAACAGGAAATGCGTTCGCTGGCTTGCGCCCAATGCCACGTGGAGTATTATTTCTCTCCCGAAGGGAAATACCTTATTTTCCCCTGGCACAATGGGTTGACCGTGGAAGGTGGTGAACAATATTACGACAGCATCCGGTTTGCCGACTATACCCATAAGCTCAGCCGCGCCCCCATCATTAAAGCACAACATCCCGATTACGAAATATACAAAACCGGCATTCATGCCCAACGGGGTGTTTCGTGTGCCGATTGCCACATGCCTTACGTATCGGAAGGCGGCGTTAAATACACCAGTCACCACGTAAGAAGTCCGTTGGCAAGCATCAACAACACTTGCCAGGTTTGCCACCGTGAAAGCGAAGAGACCTTACGTACCGCAGTCTTCGAGCGTCAGCGCAGCGCTAACGAAATCCGAAACCGGGTTGAAAAGGAACTGGCAACCGCCCACATCGAAGCAAAATTTGCCTGGGAGAAAGGGGCTACAGAAGCACAAATGGAAGAGGTGCTGCAACTTCTTCGTCAATCGCAATGGCGTTGGGATTATGCCGTAGCCTCGCATGGCGGTTCTTTTCACTCTCCGGTTGAATTCCAGCGGATTCTCTCCATGAGTCTCGACCGTGCCCACAAAGCCCGTTTCGTCCTCTCTAAAGTATTGGCACAACTCGGCTACATCGGCGATGTCCCCATGCCCGACATCTCCACCAAAGAAAAAGCACAAGCTTATATCGGTCTGGACATGCGGCAGGAAAGAGAAGCAAAAAAGCAATTCATGGAAACGGTTGTCCCCAAATGGCTGGAAACAGCTAAAGCCAATAACCGGTTGGTGAGCAGAAGATAA
- the nrfH gene encoding cytochrome c nitrite reductase small subunit produces MGKLTHIWNEIKPRGGWKYPAIIIVGAFAGLFIYTFFTSRAYSYLSDNPRTCVNCHVMSPYYATWTHSSHARNTTCNDCHVPHNNIVNKYFFKAKDGLRHSAVFTLRGEKTALQTIEASSEVIMDNCIRCHTQLNQEFVNTGRMGYKEMKEMGGNACWDCHRDVPHTRSRSEVSTPHSHVPMPDTHVPDWLSTAMKRNQIK; encoded by the coding sequence ATGGGAAAACTAACGCACATTTGGAACGAGATAAAACCCAGAGGAGGCTGGAAATACCCGGCAATCATCATCGTGGGAGCGTTTGCAGGGTTGTTTATCTATACTTTTTTCACCTCTCGCGCCTACAGTTATTTATCCGACAACCCCAGAACCTGTGTTAACTGCCACGTGATGAGTCCTTATTACGCCACTTGGACCCACAGTTCACACGCCCGGAACACCACCTGTAACGACTGCCATGTTCCGCACAACAATATCGTGAATAAGTATTTTTTTAAAGCCAAGGATGGGCTTCGTCACTCCGCCGTTTTTACACTGAGAGGCGAGAAGACAGCCCTGCAAACCATAGAAGCCAGTTCTGAGGTCATCATGGACAATTGCATCCGTTGTCACACACAGCTTAATCAGGAGTTTGTAAATACCGGAAGAATGGGCTATAAAGAGATGAAGGAAATGGGAGGAAATGCCTGCTGGGATTGCCACAGGGATGTTCCTCACACGAGAAGCCGCTCGGAAGTGTCCACTCCCCATTCACATGTACCGATGCCAGACACCCATGTGCCAGACTGGCTAAGTACAGCCATGAAAAGAAATCAGATAAAATAA